The genomic interval AATTTGGCGTTTGCGTTGCCCAACGACATCAAAGGGACAGAGCGAAAAACGCAGGCTATCAATGCCCTCGACAAAATCGCTTTGTCTGAGTTAGCCGACTCTTATCCGGAGCAAATTTCTGGGGGGCAACGAGCGCGGGTCAGCTTGATACGAATGTTATTAGCCAAACCACAAATGGCGCTGCTTGACGAGCCATTTAGCAAATTGGATAAGGAACTGAGAGTGCAATTTCGCGACTGGGTCATCAGCCAATTGCAACAGGCCAATATTCCAGCGCTGATGGTAACCCACGATATTGATGACGTGCCACCGGGAAGCCGAGTGCTGCATTGGCCTTGGGAGCAGTGCAATGTTAGATAGATTTAGCATTAAAGTGATACGTTGGCCGCTGACGCAAAGTGCCCAAGTGCTCAACCATTATGGCGTCACCGCCAATCAGATCACGATACTCGGTTTTGCCTTGGGCTGTTTTGCCCTTCCCGCCCTGATGGCAGAGCAATACCTACTAGCATTGGCGTTTATTGTTCTGAACCGAGTCTGCGATGGGCTTGATGGGGCGTTAGCACGCATCCAAGGGATCACCGACGCCGGTGGTTTTCTCGACATCAGCTTGGACTTTCTCTTCTACTCACTCGTTCCTTTTGGTTTTGTCTTGGCCAACCCAGAACAAAACGCCATTGCTGGCGCCTTTTTGATTTTCTCTTTCATTGGAACAGGCAGCAGTTTTCTCGCTTTCGCGGTGATGGCGGGTAAACGGGGTATTGATAACCCGGTTTATCAAAACAAATCTCTTTATTA from Vibrio vulnificus NBRC 15645 = ATCC 27562 carries:
- a CDS encoding ATP-binding cassette domain-containing protein, whose amino-acid sequence is MTFCLENLAIHKRSGETLFSDINLTIDAGEIVSLMGPSGCGKSTLLSLIAGHLSDEFKYSGTLSLNQRDLAPLAPHQRQVGILFQDDMLFPHLNIWQNLAFALPNDIKGTERKTQAINALDKIALSELADSYPEQISGGQRARVSLIRMLLAKPQMALLDEPFSKLDKELRVQFRDWVISQLQQANIPALMVTHDIDDVPPGSRVLHWPWEQCNVR
- a CDS encoding CDP-alcohol phosphatidyltransferase family protein, whose protein sequence is MLDRFSIKVIRWPLTQSAQVLNHYGVTANQITILGFALGCFALPALMAEQYLLALAFIVLNRVCDGLDGALARIQGITDAGGFLDISLDFLFYSLVPFGFVLANPEQNAIAGAFLIFSFIGTGSSFLAFAVMAGKRGIDNPVYQNKSLYYMSGLTEGTETIACFVLFCLFPHSFATLAYLFGAACWFTTGTRIYSGFHTLNQVDEEE